The Alkalispirochaeta americana genomic sequence CATCTTGATGTAACTGACAACGGTATTCCCGTTACGGCCGTTGTCACAGGCGCAAATGTACATGACTCCCAGGTTGCAATACCAATGGAAAAATTATCCATGAGCCGTATTATTCATTGTTATTCAGTCATGGATGCTGGCTATGATGCTGAAACGATTCGAGACTTCATCACGGATCAAGGGCGGGTTGCTATTGTCGATAGAAATAACCGGCGGAAACAACAACGCCCACCGATGTGTCCGGCAACCAAAGAACGATACAAAGTACGGTCAACCGTAGAGCGTTCAAATGCACATTTAAAAGAC encodes the following:
- a CDS encoding transposase codes for the protein HLDVTDNGIPVTAVVTGANVHDSQVAIPMEKLSMSRIIHCYSVMDAGYDAETIRDFITDQGRVAIVDRNNRRKQQRPPMCPATKERYKVRSTVERSNAHLKDWLLPKKLMVRGYSKVNFTLMTGVVCLAGIKILQLFYLPPEQQYAA